In the Raineyella fluvialis genome, ACGGCGGACCAGGGACGGGTCCTGCCGAGCGGCGTCGACGAGCTGCTCGGCCATGGCGACGGTGTCGATGGCGGACTTCGCGCAGTTCGGCAGGCCGGTGCAGGCGCTGATCGAGGCCCACGGGTCGCTCGGGTCGACGACGTAGCCGGCGGCCGCGTACGTCGCGGCATCCTTCGCCCCACCGGGGATGAGCACCTGGCGCCACGGCGTCAGGGTGACGTCGACGAGCGTGGGCAGGGCGCGGATCATGTCGCCGGTGAACAGGCCCAGTGGGACGCCGGCCAGCAGATCGGCGCCGTACGTCCCGACTGCCGGCGGAGTGGAGACGGTGATCGGCTGGTCGGTGCTGTCGGGGATGTCATCGCCCAGCTTGTAGGCGAGTTCGCGCGCGTGCCAGACCGGCAGCTCGGTCTCGGTCCGGGCCATCTGGACGTTCTGGGCGAGGGCCAGCATCACCGACGGGGCGTCGGCGCGGGAGACCTCCCAGGCGCGTCCGTTGTCGAGGGCGACGATCCCGTGGTCCTCGTCGATCGCCTGGTAGCAGACGTCCCACGGCTCACCGGCCACGTCGCCGCTGCCGTTGTCGAAGGCCCACATGAAGCGGCCGGTCAGCTCCTCCAGCAGCGGGATCTCCTGGAGCTCCTCGTCCAGCTCGGCGACCATCGGCTGCAGGTCGATGTCGCCCATCGGGGAGCAGAGCACGTTGCGGACAAGTTCATGGGTCGGCGGGATGAGGCCGGTCGCCCGGACCGCGTCAGCGATCTCGCAGGGGACGGAGCAGTCCTCCTCGAGCGGCAGGCCGCGGACCTGGAGGTTGGTCCGGGTGGTGACCTGGACACGTCCGTCGCCCCAGCGCTCGGCGATGCCCAGCAGGTGGCGCAGAACGTCGGTGGGGAGTCGGCCGCCGGGCTTGCGCACCCGCACGATGGCTCCGTCGCTGGCCCGGAACGGTCGGGTGAGACCCGGGCAGCGGTCGATCAGGGGGCGGGACTCACTCATGAGCACATATCCTACGTGCGCCGTAGACGGATTCGTGCCATCGGTGTTCTGCTGCGGAACGGTGACGTGTTCCCGTGGCTAGGCTGGCCGACAGTGCCGCGGATCACATCCTCGGCCGCCGTGTTCCAGCCGACCCGCGCGGCCGCCCGCGCCGAGGAGCCCCGTGACGACGATCGCCCTGCTGTCCACGTCCGACACCGACCTGCTGTCCGCCCGCGCCAGCGGCGCCGACTGGGTCTGGGCCAACCCGACCCGGGTCGACGAGGCCGCGGTGACGGCGCTGGTGGCCGGCGCTGACCTGGTGGTCTTCCGCTTCCTGGGGGGTCCGCAGGAGTTGCCCGACACCTACGCCGCCGCGCGGGCCGCCGGCCGGCCGATGGTCGTCCTCGGCGGGGAGCAGCGCCCCGACGCGGCACTCATGGCGCTGTCGACCGTGCCCACCGGAGTCGCCGCCCAGGCGCACGTCTACCTGGCCCAGGGTGGCGCGGAGAACCTCCGCCAGGTCCACGGCTTCCTCTCCGACACCGTGCTGCTGACCGGTGAGGGCTTCGCGCCGCCGGCCGAACAGCCGTTCTGGGGCGTGCTGCGGGACGTGTCGGTCGATGTCCAGGGCCGGCCCCGCGTCGGCATCCTCTTCTACCGGGCCCAATGGTCGGCCGGGAACGTCGCGTACGCCGAGGACCTCGCCGACGCCGTCGACGCGGCCGGGGGAGTCGGGGTGCCGATCTTCGCTGCCTCGCTGCGGGAGGCCCCCGCCGACCTGCTCGACCACCTGGGGACGTACGACGCCCTGGTCACCACCGTGCTCGCCGCCGGCGGCAGCCGGGCCGCCACGGCGCAGGCCGGCGGGGACGACGAGGCCTGGGACGTCGATGCCCTGGCCCGCCTCGACGTGCCGATCCTGCAGGGCCTCTGCCTGACCTGGAGCCGCGAGTCATGGGAGGCCTCCGACGAGGGGATGACCCCGCTCGACGTCGCCACCCAGGTCGCGGTGCCCGAGTTCGACGGCCGGATCATCACCGTCGCCTTCTCCTTCAAGGAGAACGACGCCGACGGCCTGCCGCACTACGTCACCGACCCGGAGCGGACCCGCCGGGTCGCCGAGCTCGCCGTCAACCACGCCCGGCTGCGCCACATCCCGGTGGCCGAGCGCCGGATCGCCGTCGTCCTGTCGGCCTATCCGACCAAGCACGCGCGGATCGGCAACGCCGTCGGCCTGGACACCCCGGTGTCGCTGATCCGGCTGTTGCGCCAGATGCGGGCGGCGGGCTACGACCTCGGCACGCCGGGTGAGATCCCCGGCACGGAGGCGTACGACGCCCTGCTGGCGCGGGTCGGGGAGGTGCCCGAGGGGGAGACCGAGGACACCACCCGCGGCAACGCCCTGATCCACGCGATCATCGAGGCGGGCGGCCAGGACGAGGAATGGCTGACCGCCGAGCAGCTCTCCGGCCAGCCGGTCCGGATTGCCGCGGCGCGCTACCGGGAGTGGTTCGCGCGTTTTCCGGAGGGTCTGCGGGAGGCGGTCACCGGTGCCTGGGGCCGGCGCCGGGGAACGTCTTCGTCGACCCGACCAGCCCCGGCACCGGCGACCCCGATGGTGAGATCGTCGCCGCCGCCCTGCGCGCCGGCAACCTGGTGATCCTCGTCCAGCCGCCCCGCGGCTTCGGAGAGAACCCGATCGCCATCTACCACGACCCGGACCTGCCGCCGACGCACCAGTACCTCGCCACCTACCGGTGGCTGGCCGAGGAGTTCCGCGCCGACGCGATCGTCCACCTCGGCAAGCACGGCAACCTGGAGTGGCTGCCCGGCAAGAACCTGGCCCTCTCCCCGGCCGACGGTCCCGACGCCGCGCTCGGCTCGCTGCCGGTGGTCTACCCGTTCCTGGTCAACGACCCGGGCGAGGGCACCCAGGCCAAGCGCCGCGCGCACGCGACGATCGTCGACCACCTCATCCCGCCGATGGCCCGCGCCGAGACGTACGGCGACATCGCCCGCCTGGAGCAGCTCCTCGACGAGTACGGCAACGTCTCGGCGATGGACCCGGCGAAGGCCCCCGCCCTGCAGGCCGAGATCTGGACGCTGATCCGGGCGGCCCGGATGGACGCCGAGCTGGGCCTGGACGACCGGCCCGAGGGGGACGCGTTCGACGACTTCGTCATGCACGTCGACGGCTGGCTCTGCGAGATCAAGGACGTCCAGATCCGCGACGGCCTGCACATCCTCGGCCGGGTGCCGGAGGGCGAGGAGCTCGTCAACCTCGTGCTGGCCGTGCTGCGGGCCGGCCAGGTCTTCGGCGGCGCGGTGAACGCCGTGCCCGGGCTGCGCCGCGCGCTGGGCCTGGCCGACGACGCACCGCTGGCCGACGTGGACCGGGTCGAAGGCATTGCGCATGCGTTGGTCGCCGGCCTCGCCACGCGGGACTGGGACGCCGGGGCGGTCGAGGAGGTCATCTCCTCCGTCGGGGGAGACCTCGCCGAGGCCCCCGGCGCCGACCGCGCCGCCGTCGCTGCTTCTCTGCGGTTCGCTTGCGAAGAGGTGGTGCCCCGGCTACGCGGCACCGGCCGCGAGATCGACGCCGTGCTGCACGCCCTCGACGGCGGCTACACCCCGGCGGGCCCCTCCGGCTCTCCGCTGCGCGGCCTGGTGAACGTGCTGCCGACCGGCCGCAACTTCTACTCGGTCGATCCGAAGGCGATCCCGTCCCGGCTGGCGTACGAGACGGGGTCGGCGATGGCCGAATCGGTCCTCGCCCGCTACCTCGAGGAGACCGGCGCCTACCCGCAGTCGGTCGGCCTGTCGGTGTGGGGCACGTCGGCGATGCGGACCTCGGGCGACGACATCGCCGAGGTGCTGGCGCTGATGGGCGTCGTGCCGCGATGGGATGAGGCCTCCCGCCGGATCGTCGGGCTCGACACCGTGCCGCTCGCCGAGCTCGGCCGGCCCCGTGTCGACGTGACCGTACGGATCTCCGGCTTCTTCCGCGACGCCTTCCCGCACGTCATCGCCATGCTCGACGACGCCGTGCGGCTCGTCGCCGAACTGGACGAGGCCGACGAGGACAACTACGTCCGCGCCCACACCAGGGCCGATCGGCAGGCCCACGGCGACGAGCGCCGCGCCACCACGCGGATCTTCGGCTCGAAGCCCGGATCGTACGGTGCCGGCATCCTGCCGCTGATCGAAGCGGGCGACTGGCGTACGGACGCCGACCTGGCCGAGGTCTACACCACCTGGGGCGGCTACGCGTACGGGCGTGACATGGACGGCCGCCCCGCGCGCGAGGACATGGAGACCAACTACCGGCGCATCCAGGTCGCCGCGAAGAACGTCGACACCCGCGAGCACGACATCGCCGACTCCGACGACTACTTCCAGTACCACGGCGGGATGGTCGCGACCGTACGGGCGCTGACCGGCGCGGACCCCAAGGCGTACGTGGGGGACTCGACGGTGCCCGATGCGGTGCGCACCCGCTCGCTGGCCGAGGAGACCGCCCGGGTCTTCCGGTCCCGGGTGGTGAACCCGCGCTGGATCGCCGCCATGCAGCGCCACGGCTACAAGGGGGCGTTCGAACTGGCCGCGACGGTCGACTACCTGTTCGGCTTCGACGCCACCGCCGGCGTCGTCGACGACTGGATGTACGAGAAGCTCGCCGAGTCGTACGTCCTGGACGAGGACACCCAGCAGTTCATGCGCCACGCCAATCCGTGGGCGCTGAACGGCATCATCGAGAAGCTGCACGAGGCGGCCGACCGTGGGCTGTGGGAGGAGCCGGATCCGGAGCTGATGGCCCGGATGCAGCAGGTCTACCTCGACGTGGAGGGTGATCTGGAGGAGTGAGCCCGGCTCGCGCCCGTCGTCGGTGTCGGGTGGTCTGCTGCGGACGGTGGGTCTGAGTTGCCGCGGACCTTATGCGTTCCCGCGGACGGTAGGGCTGACTTCCCGCGGACCTTAGGCCACTCTCGCGGACCTCAGGGTATCCGCGGGAACACTCCAACGTCCGCGGGAACGAGGGGGTTGGCGGTAACGAGGGGGTTGGCGGTAACGAGGGGGTTGGCGGTAACGAGGGGGTTGGCGGTAACGAGGGGGTTGGCGGGAACGAGGGGGTCGGGTCAGGCGCCGTGCCGGTGCCTCAGGATCCGGCCGACGAGACGCCAGGTCGACGGGGGATCGGCGCGGGTGAACGCCCATTCCGGGTCTGTCAGCATGCGCGCACCGGACAGCCCGGCCACCATCGCGATGACGACGAGGACGGTGGACACACCGTTCTGCATGGCCTGGAGGACGTCGGCCTGGTCGAAGTAGATCAGGGTCCGCAGCGCCGCGGAGCCGGGGATCGACACGAGCACCGTCGGGACCGTCATGATGATCTTCTCCATCGAGAACAGTCGACCCGCCCCGCGCAGAGCAGCCCCATCAGGAAGCAGCCGACGAAGGTCGCCACGTGCGGC is a window encoding:
- a CDS encoding cobaltochelatase subunit CobN, translating into MTTIALLSTSDTDLLSARASGADWVWANPTRVDEAAVTALVAGADLVVFRFLGGPQELPDTYAAARAAGRPMVVLGGEQRPDAALMALSTVPTGVAAQAHVYLAQGGAENLRQVHGFLSDTVLLTGEGFAPPAEQPFWGVLRDVSVDVQGRPRVGILFYRAQWSAGNVAYAEDLADAVDAAGGVGVPIFAASLREAPADLLDHLGTYDALVTTVLAAGGSRAATAQAGGDDEAWDVDALARLDVPILQGLCLTWSRESWEASDEGMTPLDVATQVAVPEFDGRIITVAFSFKENDADGLPHYVTDPERTRRVAELAVNHARLRHIPVAERRIAVVLSAYPTKHARIGNAVGLDTPVSLIRLLRQMRAAGYDLGTPGEIPGTEAYDALLARVGEVPEGETEDTTRGNALIHAIIEAGGQDEEWLTAEQLSGQPVRIAAARYREWFARFPEGLREAVTGAWGRRRGTSSSTRPAPAPATPMVRSSPPPCAPATW
- the cobN gene encoding cobaltochelatase subunit CobN, whose protein sequence is MILVQPPRGFGENPIAIYHDPDLPPTHQYLATYRWLAEEFRADAIVHLGKHGNLEWLPGKNLALSPADGPDAALGSLPVVYPFLVNDPGEGTQAKRRAHATIVDHLIPPMARAETYGDIARLEQLLDEYGNVSAMDPAKAPALQAEIWTLIRAARMDAELGLDDRPEGDAFDDFVMHVDGWLCEIKDVQIRDGLHILGRVPEGEELVNLVLAVLRAGQVFGGAVNAVPGLRRALGLADDAPLADVDRVEGIAHALVAGLATRDWDAGAVEEVISSVGGDLAEAPGADRAAVAASLRFACEEVVPRLRGTGREIDAVLHALDGGYTPAGPSGSPLRGLVNVLPTGRNFYSVDPKAIPSRLAYETGSAMAESVLARYLEETGAYPQSVGLSVWGTSAMRTSGDDIAEVLALMGVVPRWDEASRRIVGLDTVPLAELGRPRVDVTVRISGFFRDAFPHVIAMLDDAVRLVAELDEADEDNYVRAHTRADRQAHGDERRATTRIFGSKPGSYGAGILPLIEAGDWRTDADLAEVYTTWGGYAYGRDMDGRPAREDMETNYRRIQVAAKNVDTREHDIADSDDYFQYHGGMVATVRALTGADPKAYVGDSTVPDAVRTRSLAEETARVFRSRVVNPRWIAAMQRHGYKGAFELAATVDYLFGFDATAGVVDDWMYEKLAESYVLDEDTQQFMRHANPWALNGIIEKLHEAADRGLWEEPDPELMARMQQVYLDVEGDLEE
- a CDS encoding threonine/serine exporter family protein, coding for MEKIIMTVPTVLVSIPGSAALRTLIYFDQADVLQAMQNGVSTVLVVIAMVAGLSGARMLTDPEWAFTRADPPSTWRLVGRILRHRHGA